TATTCGGCTTATGGGCTATTAGTAGGAACATCTGAAAAAGGCATAGATTATTTGAAATATGCTTGCGGCCTATTAAATTCTAAATTAATTACTTTCTATTCCATTCAAAGGGAAATCCTACGAAAAGGTAATAAAGCCACACCTCATGTTGGTGTTAAAGGATTGAATGAGCTTCCTATTTATGTGGAAAAAAGTATTGTTAATGTATTTGCTACTATTGTTGATTATATTTTACTTCTTAAAAAAGTTGGGTATGATATCTCAATCTCAAACTATTTTGAAAGACTTATTGATGCCTCAGTTTACGAAATATATTTTACTGAATCTGTAAAAATGGCAAATGCAGAAGTCATAATTCATCTAAAGGATTTAAAGTCATTATCAAATGCAGACGATGAACTTTCAATTATAAACGACATTAATACAGTTAAACTTGCCTACAAAACGCTGACAAATACGCAGCACAAAGTTGACGCTGCATTATTAAAACTAAACAATGTAAAAGAAGTGCAACTCATTGAAGGTAAATAATGAAACGAGTAACTAAGTTTGAAATAAATAACTATCGGGCATTTTTTAATCACTATGCTATCGACTTACCACAAGGTGAAAATCTTCTTGTATATGGTGAGAACGGTAGTGGTAAAAGTTCTTTTTTTAAAGCATTCAGCAATTATTTAACTAGTTCGAGGGATTTGGGTTTTACATATGTAAAAAACAACTTTAGACCTGCTAATGATACTGGGGAGATTTCTCTAACTTTTGCCGATGCTGACCCTGTAACCCATTTGCCAAATGCAGGCACTGAACAGACTTTAAATTTTGGCAGTAATGCATCAACGCACAACGTGAATTATGTGATGGATGCTGAATTAATTAAAGGATTTCTTGATTATCGCAGCTTGTTAGATGTTTATTACAAAAATGAGCCAAAGCCAAACTTGTTTAATCTAATTGTTTTAAAAATTCTTGGTAAGCAATACAATACAGCAAGAACTTATCGATTTGGGGAGAAATGGCAACAACTTCAAGACGGCCTCACAACCAATTCTTATACAAGACAAGATTGGATACATAGAAATGCGTTCGCTGAACTGCCTGCTTATGAAGCCGAGCTTAGGCAGAGTTTACGTAACATTTTTCGTTACCTGAATAATACTTTGCTTTCAACTTACTTCTCAAATTTGAATATTCAGTTAAGGTTTGAATTACAGCCAATGACATTCAATTATGGCAATGGTAAATGGGAGTGGAAAACAACAGCAGATTTAAGATTAAGTGTCATTCAAAATGGTGCTCCGGTTCCCGATGACTACAATGATTTTTTAAATGAAGCTCGTCTTTCTGCAGTTGCGATTTGCATTTATTTAGCAGCACTAAAAACAAATCCAGAATTATTTGATTACAAAATTCTCTTCCTTGATGATGTATTTATTGGTCTTGATACAAGTAATCGCTTTCCGATTCTAGACATTCTTAAAGAAGAATTTAAAGAACATCAAATTTTTGTCACCACTTATGACCGTCACCTTTTTGAAATAGCAAAAAGAAAATTTGGAATTGAAATTCCTGGCAAATGGAAAACAGCAGAATTCTATGTTGACCATGACATAATAGGAACACAGCCATTTGAAAAACCAATTATTGTTGTTGGAGATACCCATTATGAAAAAGCAGTAAAATTCTTGAACGATAGAGAAAAACCGGATTATCCGGCAGCATCAAATTATTTCAGAAAGGCATTGGAGGAGATAATTCAAACTTATACTCCAGCATACGAAAGAACAGATGCGGAACACACCCAAATACTTGACCACAAACTAAATAAA
This portion of the Chitinophagaceae bacterium genome encodes:
- a CDS encoding ATP-binding protein, yielding MKRVTKFEINNYRAFFNHYAIDLPQGENLLVYGENGSGKSSFFKAFSNYLTSSRDLGFTYVKNNFRPANDTGEISLTFADADPVTHLPNAGTEQTLNFGSNASTHNVNYVMDAELIKGFLDYRSLLDVYYKNEPKPNLFNLIVLKILGKQYNTARTYRFGEKWQQLQDGLTTNSYTRQDWIHRNAFAELPAYEAELRQSLRNIFRYLNNTLLSTYFSNLNIQLRFELQPMTFNYGNGKWEWKTTADLRLSVIQNGAPVPDDYNDFLNEARLSAVAICIYLAALKTNPELFDYKILFLDDVFIGLDTSNRFPILDILKEEFKEHQIFVTTYDRHLFEIAKRKFGIEIPGKWKTAEFYVDHDIIGTQPFEKPIIVVGDTHYEKAVKFLNDREKPDYPAASNYFRKALEEIIQTYTPAYERTDAEHTQILDHKLNKLVDVTRNFLHKTGNSQEHINAIAGIITALLHPLSHHEIKAPIYKRELQIAQNKLPILKDQLIAIDHNTNIKCMLGLKKPLRMKFTFSAVHFCYYELLTEENLLKRNNVAALPTPLLCKCRVSQTIEHNGAIVTGPISIPATSIRFHYFSLQNAYDTIHAFLVTQNGAFHKEANYLDAIEWHNGTNWESINNILPW